The genomic region CTGCAATTTGATAAGGGATATTAAAAAAATAGTTAAGGATGTCATGGTAGTGGATGATGGGTCAACAGACAGCACCTCTCAGAGAGCACTGGATGGCGGAGCTATAGTTATAAAGCATGTAAGCAATCAAGGTAAAGGAGCAGCTCTAAGAACAGGTTTTTCCTATATTGAAAGAAAAATGTTTAAAGCTTTAATAACTATGGATGCGGACAGACAACACGATTATACAGAACTTCCAAAGTTTATAGAGGAATTTAAGAAGAATAGCGCTGATATAGTTGTAGGCAACAGGATGAGCGACACCAGAAATATGCCATTTATACGATTGTGTACAAATAGAATAACATCCTTTTTTACTTCACTATTCCTTTCTTCGAGGATTAGGGATACTCAGTCCGGTTATAGGCTTATTAGAACAGAGGTATTGAGAAAGATTAATCTATTAACAAGCAATTTTGAAACAGAATCTGAAGTATTGATAAAAGCGGGCAGAAAAGGATTTAGAATAAAAGAAATTCCCATAAAAACAGTGTACTTACCAAACGCCCGGAGCAAAATAAGGCCGCTAAAAGATGCTCTGAAATTCATAAGGCTTATACTATCCAGCGTATTTTTCAGGTAAGATGAGAAAAAACAAGTTTATCCGACCATGGGTTTTAATTCTCGCTGGGGCTATAGTTGTACTGTTTGCAATCATACCAGCGCTAAATACACTAGCATCTAATCTGATGTACTCTAAAATTAAAAACATATGTAAAGATAGCTTTAACTGCGATATAAAACTAGAGAAGCCACGTGTAAATACAATAAAGGGTATGATCGTCTTTGATAATATATCTATTGATAAATATATTGGTGG from bacterium harbors:
- a CDS encoding glycosyltransferase family 2 protein, with the protein product MPCFNEEEHICNLIRDIKKIVKDVMVVDDGSTDSTSQRALDGGAIVIKHVSNQGKGAALRTGFSYIERKMFKALITMDADRQHDYTELPKFIEEFKKNSADIVVGNRMSDTRNMPFIRLCTNRITSFFTSLFLSSRIRDTQSGYRLIRTEVLRKINLLTSNFETESEVLIKAGRKGFRIKEIPIKTVYLPNARSKIRPLKDALKFIRLILSSVFFR